In Actinomycetota bacterium, the following proteins share a genomic window:
- the secF gene encoding protein translocase subunit SecF, whose amino-acid sequence MPKIDFLGHMKIFAVISAILLSVSIGAIVVRGLTFGVEFRGGTVINIGTDTDLSYAEVRDAFAQAGLVEPVIQSVQEGGFIVRSGETDPDEANRIFVEAAGILGIDSAAGNVTTIGPGWGESITNAALMALVLSIVALLLYMSVRFEYKMSVCAVIALLHDVVIVVGIYALAGREITPNTIAALLTITGYSLYDTVVVFHRMKENSAALVNTTFTAMANRSINQVLVRTINTSLTSLVPIIALLLFGGETLMDFAFAITVGLLVSTYSSIGVASPIYVLWKEREPKFQALAKRQAGAA is encoded by the coding sequence CACATGAAAATCTTTGCGGTCATCTCGGCGATTCTTCTTTCTGTGTCTATAGGGGCAATCGTCGTCAGGGGCCTTACTTTCGGAGTGGAGTTTCGGGGCGGGACGGTAATCAACATCGGGACAGATACCGACCTGAGCTACGCTGAGGTCAGGGACGCTTTCGCCCAAGCTGGCCTTGTAGAGCCCGTGATCCAGTCTGTCCAGGAGGGCGGATTCATCGTCAGATCAGGGGAGACTGATCCCGATGAGGCCAACCGCATCTTCGTCGAGGCTGCAGGGATACTGGGAATCGATAGCGCCGCAGGCAACGTCACAACTATCGGTCCGGGCTGGGGTGAGAGTATCACCAACGCAGCCCTGATGGCGCTGGTGCTATCGATTGTCGCGCTGTTACTCTACATGTCGGTGCGATTCGAGTACAAGATGTCGGTGTGCGCCGTCATCGCCTTGCTGCATGACGTTGTGATCGTCGTGGGCATCTATGCTCTTGCAGGCAGGGAGATCACGCCCAACACGATCGCCGCTCTGCTGACGATCACGGGATACTCGCTCTACGATACGGTCGTGGTGTTCCACCGCATGAAGGAGAACTCCGCTGCCTTGGTCAACACCACTTTCACTGCGATGGCGAACCGTTCAATCAACCAAGTGTTGGTGCGAACCATCAACACCTCACTGACCTCGCTCGTCCCCATCATCGCCCTGCTGCTCTTCGGCGGGGAGACGTTGATGGACTTCGCCTTTGCCATCACTGTGGGTCTGCTGGTCAGCACTTACTCGTCGATAGGCGTTGCAAGCCCCATCTATGTACTTTGGAAGGAACGCGAGCCCAAATTCCAGGCGTTGGCCAAGAGGCAGGCTGGAGCCGCGTAG